From a region of the Nonlabens dokdonensis DSW-6 genome:
- a CDS encoding TetR/AcrR family transcriptional regulator has protein sequence MRNPEQTKATILKESANLFNTKGYKATSLSDITTATGFTKGAIYKHFNNKEDLEQQALRSLGRTMFDILGKEIKVAKDYEAKMEVVFSFFENYLLNPPYQGGCPLLNSAVESDDANPGLRQQSFGMLVNLKSSLRRVLENAKKRKQIKPDTDVEQMVHVFIATLEGGIMMSKLERNNDAIAMCIDFLKKINKEIII, from the coding sequence ATGAGAAATCCAGAACAAACTAAAGCCACAATACTTAAAGAAAGCGCAAACTTGTTCAATACAAAGGGTTATAAGGCGACATCCTTAAGTGATATTACTACTGCAACTGGATTTACAAAAGGAGCAATCTATAAACATTTTAATAATAAAGAAGATCTTGAACAGCAAGCTTTGCGCAGTTTGGGTCGTACGATGTTTGATATTTTAGGTAAGGAGATTAAAGTAGCTAAAGACTATGAAGCTAAAATGGAAGTCGTTTTTAGTTTTTTTGAAAACTATTTATTAAATCCACCCTATCAAGGAGGTTGTCCTTTACTTAATAGTGCTGTAGAGAGTGATGATGCAAATCCTGGGTTGAGACAGCAGTCATTTGGAATGTTAGTGAATTTGAAATCCTCTTTACGCCGAGTTTTGGAAAATGCTAAAAAACGCAAACAAATTAAACCTGATACAGATGTAGAACAAATGGTTCATGTATTTATTGCAACATTAGAAGGTGGCATTATGATGAGCAAACTAGAACGTAATAATGACGCTATTGCCATGTGTATCGATTTTTTAAAGAAAATAAACAAGGAAATAATAATATAA
- a CDS encoding PorP/SprF family type IX secretion system membrane protein, with amino-acid sequence MRKLLAMGLFITFAATSVVHAQQDPQYTQYMYNQNIINPAYAGTQDGFNITALYRQQWSGINGAPETITLSGSTSIGDRLGVGLSVIADNIGPVGETNTYGDFSYRLQVGEKTTLALGLKAGLTFFDVNLNTVQTTVPGDPLFSQELNETYLNLGAGAFLYGTNWYAGFSVPNMLNSTHLDENGLEFGSETQHYFLAGGYVFDVADNIKLKPHVLVKGAFDSPVSFDLNTNVLFNNKFEVGVSYRYEDSFSGLIGMNVTDNIKVGYAYDRVVSDISVVSNSSHEVFLSFGLNFPRKVMQSPRFF; translated from the coding sequence ATGAGAAAATTACTTGCAATGGGGCTCTTCATTACCTTTGCAGCTACAAGCGTAGTACATGCACAACAAGATCCTCAGTACACACAGTACATGTACAATCAAAATATTATTAACCCAGCCTACGCAGGTACCCAAGATGGTTTTAACATCACTGCTCTCTACAGACAACAATGGTCTGGAATAAACGGAGCTCCTGAAACTATTACTCTTTCTGGTAGTACATCAATAGGCGACAGGTTAGGTGTAGGACTATCTGTAATCGCAGATAATATAGGTCCAGTAGGTGAAACAAATACTTACGGAGACTTTTCTTATCGATTACAAGTAGGTGAAAAAACCACCCTTGCATTAGGGCTTAAAGCTGGTCTAACGTTTTTTGACGTAAACCTTAATACTGTTCAAACCACAGTCCCAGGAGATCCACTTTTTTCACAAGAACTTAATGAGACCTATCTTAATCTAGGTGCTGGAGCATTTTTATACGGTACAAACTGGTATGCTGGTTTCTCCGTTCCTAATATGTTGAACAGCACTCACCTTGATGAAAATGGTTTAGAATTCGGTAGTGAGACACAACATTACTTTCTTGCTGGTGGTTACGTATTTGACGTTGCAGATAATATTAAATTAAAGCCACACGTATTGGTAAAAGGAGCTTTTGATTCTCCAGTAAGTTTTGATTTGAATACAAACGTACTATTCAATAATAAATTTGAAGTAGGAGTTTCTTACCGTTATGAAGACTCTTTTAGTGGTTTAATAGGAATGAATGTAACAGATAATATCAAGGTAGGTTATGCCTATGACCGAGTAGTATCTGACATTTCGGTAGTTTCTAATAGCTCTCACGAGGTATTTTTATCTTTCGGTCTTAACTTCCCACGTAAAGTGATGCAGTCACCACGTTTCTTCTAA
- a CDS encoding endonuclease/exonuclease/phosphatase family protein: MSIPSHAFEQHTIAFYNVENLFDVVDDPHVFLDEDFTEFGRQNWTRNRYEKKLLKISEAISKIGFESTGKLPAIVGLAEIENKKVLNDLIQQPKLEKGHYDFIHYNSPDERGIDVAFLYDTRVFEPSHSEPLQILLENEQGERDTTRDILYVNGILAGTPVHIYVNHWPSRRDGVEATNNKRVEVARQLMEHIEKVDRERKRILNNLPIHDSHHVIIMGDFNDDPENDSIKEGILPNGFDNPTAGLKNFHRGSLNHQFKWNLFDQILISKSLHNDVPDSLYFHKADIFDDIMLRQWKGKYRGQPARTFVGKNYKGGYSDHFPVFAVFRRN, from the coding sequence TTGTCTATACCTTCTCACGCTTTTGAACAACACACCATTGCTTTTTATAACGTAGAAAACTTGTTTGACGTTGTTGATGATCCTCATGTTTTTTTAGATGAGGATTTTACAGAGTTTGGTCGTCAAAACTGGACGAGAAATAGGTATGAAAAAAAGCTTTTAAAAATCAGTGAGGCGATAAGTAAAATAGGTTTTGAGTCTACAGGAAAATTACCAGCAATCGTAGGTCTAGCCGAAATTGAAAACAAAAAAGTTTTAAACGACCTTATTCAACAGCCTAAACTAGAAAAGGGACATTACGACTTTATACACTACAATAGTCCAGATGAAAGAGGGATTGATGTTGCTTTTCTTTATGACACTAGAGTTTTTGAGCCATCACATTCAGAACCTTTGCAAATTCTTTTAGAAAATGAGCAAGGCGAGCGCGACACCACGAGAGATATTTTATATGTAAATGGAATTTTGGCAGGAACACCAGTTCATATCTATGTGAACCACTGGCCATCAAGGCGCGACGGAGTAGAAGCTACAAATAATAAGAGAGTTGAGGTTGCGAGACAACTCATGGAGCATATAGAAAAAGTAGATCGAGAGCGTAAACGTATCTTAAATAATTTACCTATTCACGATTCTCATCATGTTATAATCATGGGAGATTTTAATGATGATCCAGAAAACGACAGCATAAAAGAAGGAATTTTACCTAATGGGTTTGATAACCCTACCGCAGGTTTAAAAAACTTTCACCGTGGTTCATTAAATCATCAGTTTAAGTGGAATTTATTTGACCAGATTTTAATCAGTAAAAGCTTGCATAATGATGTCCCAGATTCCTTATATTTTCATAAGGCAGATATCTTTGACGATATCATGTTGCGACAGTGGAAAGGAAAATATCGAGGGCAACCAGCTCGCACCTTTGTTGGTAAAAATTATAAAGGAGGATATAGCGACCATTTTCCAGTATTTGCAGTTTTTCGTAGAAATTAA
- a CDS encoding alpha/beta fold hydrolase → MKKLLTFVLNKTANLAPSWNGKLAFSLLCKVQRIEISHKGNEFLDAATETKLNHDKYEATVYRYGNGSKNLIFLHGWLSNSERWRETIQAIDLEVYSCYLVDAPGHGRSKGNNLNLEIYRIFLTDLLKSLGTAHAVIGHSLGSLVTAYTYLEDPRLPIDRYVITGAPAGMNSIYVFFKRIMHLNDKVIANMDSYINRNITLVNANEINISNFLKEVKQPVLVIHDHDDKVCPITYIETAVAYNEDVITFFTSGLGHNLLDKKVIDRTIGFLDHA, encoded by the coding sequence ATGAAAAAGCTACTAACGTTTGTACTCAATAAAACAGCAAATTTAGCACCATCTTGGAATGGAAAGCTAGCCTTTAGCTTATTATGTAAAGTACAAAGAATTGAGATTTCACATAAAGGAAATGAATTTCTCGATGCGGCAACAGAAACTAAATTGAACCATGATAAATATGAGGCTACTGTCTACCGATATGGAAATGGTTCTAAAAATTTAATCTTTTTACACGGTTGGTTAAGTAATTCAGAACGCTGGAGAGAAACAATACAAGCAATAGATCTTGAGGTCTATTCTTGTTATTTAGTTGATGCTCCTGGACATGGTCGTAGTAAAGGAAATAATCTTAATCTTGAGATATATAGAATATTTTTGACTGACCTTTTAAAGTCTTTAGGAACAGCGCATGCAGTAATAGGTCATTCTTTAGGATCATTGGTTACTGCTTATACTTACTTAGAAGATCCTAGATTGCCAATTGATCGATACGTCATAACAGGAGCTCCAGCTGGAATGAATTCTATTTATGTATTTTTTAAAAGAATAATGCACTTAAATGATAAGGTGATTGCTAATATGGATAGTTATATTAATAGAAATATTACTTTGGTTAATGCAAACGAAATAAATATCTCAAATTTTTTAAAAGAGGTGAAGCAACCAGTTTTAGTTATTCATGATCATGATGATAAAGTTTGTCCTATCACATATATAGAAACAGCAGTGGCTTATAATGAAGATGTTATAACATTTTTTACATCAGGATTAGGTCACAACTTACTGGATAAAAAAGTAATAGATCGAACTATCGGCTTTTTAGACCACGCGTAA
- a CDS encoding PD-(D/E)XK nuclease family protein, translating to MNSFLENILIDLEKKQIDITKVNYVVPSRRVGIFLSRYVAQRIDQPIFLPKIYSVEEYIEHLSQVEIVNDLDLLPLFYQAYKSVENGENLDSFDEFIGWATTILKDFNEMDRYLVDPEQFFNYLGSIKEMDHWALSQNPTLMVSKYLRFWKKLHLYYDAFQKLCLENKMVYQGMAYRLAFAKAEQRSFTSNQVETTIFLGLNALNTAESKIIQKLLEEEKGHVYWDMDSYLMELPYHESGKFIRRFKKEWKYYNNRELDIYSNFYQSAKKIDIHGAAGNLSMIQVAAQLMAQIPQEELEDTAVILADERLLLPLLDAIPQNIQHFNVTMGLALDQLPLSAFIYDVIKMHTDAIDREYYYKGVVNILESSFAHLLIAEKSRQLIKFIRENNLIYITPSSFEEVTEIDLLNTILKPVETVGALIELVQYLLNELKKALFNEENRRLEIEQLLGITEVVQNLATIIDNNQEIKDLKTVAYLYKQLVPLKNLDFIGEPVRGLQIMGLLETRALDYKNTIMLSVNEGILPAGKSTASYISNDMKYQFELPTYSEKDSVYAYHFYRLLHRVEKAAFIYNTEGDTLGGGEKSRFLTQLETDQNCNHIVTHKHYIFKNSAIKDELMIIKKEPSYFERLDQIAASGFSPSALTSYVRNPIDFYASKILRISDMEDVEENIAANTMGSIIHEALDKLYQPFVGKILIKEDFDTIKKQIKTELDIAYKECYTSDSAPLGKNKIIYEVSLHYIKKMVESDLELVKNDQELIIKSVERKLEAVIDVSQIGKVKIHGMVDRIDQLDGKLRIIDYKSGATDKGNVGIDPDDFTILREDYKKAKAFQVLMYTYLHSLNDPFTEASAGIISFKNFDQGYIPFSYGKHRYNEKMIDAAVLEKFEQELFALIQELYNKEIDLIEKPV from the coding sequence ATGAATTCATTTTTAGAAAACATCCTAATTGATCTCGAGAAGAAGCAAATAGATATTACTAAAGTAAACTACGTAGTTCCATCGCGACGTGTTGGAATTTTCCTAAGTAGATATGTTGCACAACGTATTGATCAACCTATTTTCTTACCTAAAATTTATAGTGTAGAAGAATATATAGAACATCTGTCCCAAGTAGAGATTGTAAACGATCTAGACCTTTTGCCTTTATTTTATCAAGCCTATAAAAGTGTTGAAAATGGAGAAAATCTAGATAGCTTTGATGAGTTTATAGGCTGGGCGACTACTATCCTTAAAGACTTTAATGAAATGGATCGCTATTTAGTAGATCCAGAACAGTTTTTCAATTATTTGGGAAGTATCAAAGAAATGGATCACTGGGCGTTGAGTCAAAATCCTACCTTGATGGTATCAAAATACTTAAGGTTTTGGAAGAAACTCCATCTGTATTACGACGCTTTTCAAAAATTATGTTTGGAGAATAAAATGGTGTATCAAGGGATGGCTTATAGGCTCGCTTTCGCGAAAGCGGAACAACGATCCTTCACTTCAAATCAAGTGGAAACCACCATATTTTTGGGACTAAATGCACTCAATACGGCGGAGTCTAAGATCATACAGAAGCTACTTGAAGAAGAAAAAGGACATGTTTACTGGGATATGGATTCCTATTTGATGGAATTACCTTATCATGAATCTGGAAAGTTTATACGCAGGTTTAAAAAAGAATGGAAATATTATAACAATAGGGAATTAGATATTTACAGTAATTTCTATCAATCAGCGAAAAAAATAGACATACACGGTGCAGCAGGTAACTTGAGTATGATACAGGTGGCTGCACAATTAATGGCGCAAATACCTCAAGAAGAATTAGAAGATACCGCAGTCATTCTTGCAGATGAGCGATTGCTATTACCATTACTAGACGCTATTCCACAAAACATCCAGCATTTTAATGTAACCATGGGACTGGCACTCGATCAATTGCCGCTATCTGCTTTTATCTATGATGTTATTAAAATGCATACAGACGCTATTGATAGAGAGTATTATTACAAAGGAGTTGTAAATATTTTAGAATCTAGTTTTGCACACTTGTTAATCGCAGAGAAATCACGTCAATTAATAAAGTTTATAAGAGAAAACAACCTGATATATATCACGCCTTCTAGTTTTGAAGAAGTGACTGAAATCGATTTATTAAACACTATTTTAAAACCAGTGGAAACGGTAGGAGCGCTTATCGAGTTAGTTCAGTATTTACTTAATGAGTTAAAAAAAGCTCTTTTTAATGAGGAAAATAGACGATTAGAAATCGAGCAATTGCTAGGCATCACTGAAGTTGTTCAAAACCTAGCAACCATTATTGATAATAATCAAGAAATTAAAGATTTAAAAACTGTAGCTTATTTATATAAACAACTTGTGCCTCTTAAGAATCTTGATTTTATAGGTGAACCAGTGCGCGGTCTTCAAATTATGGGATTGCTAGAAACGCGGGCTTTAGATTATAAAAATACCATCATGCTTTCAGTAAATGAAGGTATTTTGCCTGCTGGTAAATCTACGGCTTCCTATATTTCAAATGATATGAAATATCAGTTTGAGCTTCCTACTTATTCAGAGAAAGACAGCGTTTATGCCTATCACTTTTATAGATTGTTGCATCGAGTAGAGAAGGCTGCTTTTATTTACAATACAGAAGGTGATACATTAGGCGGCGGCGAGAAAAGCCGATTCTTGACTCAACTAGAAACAGATCAAAATTGTAATCACATCGTCACTCACAAACACTATATTTTTAAAAATAGTGCCATTAAAGACGAGTTGATGATCATTAAAAAAGAACCATCTTATTTTGAACGACTGGATCAAATAGCAGCAAGCGGTTTTAGTCCATCGGCATTGACCAGTTATGTGCGCAACCCAATCGATTTTTACGCGAGCAAGATATTACGTATTTCAGACATGGAAGATGTAGAAGAAAACATCGCTGCAAATACTATGGGTTCCATCATTCATGAGGCGCTTGATAAATTGTATCAGCCTTTTGTAGGTAAGATTTTGATCAAAGAAGATTTTGACACGATAAAGAAGCAAATTAAGACAGAATTAGACATCGCTTATAAAGAATGTTATACCTCAGATTCTGCTCCATTAGGTAAGAATAAGATCATTTACGAAGTTTCTTTACACTACATAAAGAAAATGGTAGAAAGTGATTTAGAACTCGTTAAAAACGATCAAGAATTAATCATCAAAAGTGTCGAGCGCAAGCTGGAGGCTGTTATCGATGTATCGCAAATAGGGAAGGTGAAAATCCACGGTATGGTAGATCGCATCGACCAGCTGGACGGTAAATTGCGTATCATTGATTACAAATCAGGCGCGACTGATAAAGGTAACGTAGGTATCGATCCAGATGACTTTACTATTCTTAGAGAAGACTACAAAAAGGCCAAAGCATTTCAAGTGCTCATGTACACTTATTTGCACAGTCTTAACGATCCGTTCACAGAAGCTAGCGCAGGAATCATTAGTTTTAAGAACTTTGATCAAGGCTATATTCCGTTTTCTTACGGCAAGCATCGATACAATGAAAAAATGATCGATGCAGCGGTATTAGAAAAGTTTGAACAAGAGCTTTTTGCTTTGATTCAAGAATTATATAATAAAGAAATTGACCTCATAGAAAAACCAGTATGA
- a CDS encoding OmpA family protein gives MKKLYILFILFVGVAMSAQAQSDKTAKADKLFEQLRYVDAAKAYEKLLNNGVRTQHVYTRLGDSYFYNSEFKNAERNYARAVKRDPQPETLYRYAQSLKASEKYDLSNTIMKQFASLKPGDDRAKQFKANPNYLMKIQEMKDAFTTKADKFNTEASDFSAVKVGNKLYFSSARNENRGNYSWNKQPYLDIYVATIDEAGVVSKPELLEGEVNTKYHEGTLDITPDNKYMFFTRVDYFKGDYEKASDGESKLNIYRALNAGGEWRDVATTSLESKEYGVGHPSITKDGKAIFFASEAPGGQGGTDIYKATLKDGKISNPVNLGPTVNTSGDDSFPYIADDGTLYFSSNGHLGLGGLDVFKYKDGKVTNMGSPINSPLDDFGFSYSEATGKGYLSSNRKGGQGGDDIYQVEKIEVCEVAVTVKAVDSETGMPISGAIVSLQDDAGNSMPGQTTDANGMAVFKTDCNLELTARGAKDKYESGEATLSVAEEETAMVEVMMTPEPEIVEDKIILNKIYFDLDKSNIRPDAALELDRLVGLMKKYPTLEVMAETYADIRGSDSYNLALTERRANSIIEYVKSQGIDGSRLSAAGRGEANPVVDCKAKKCTPAEYELSRRSEFTITKR, from the coding sequence ATGAAAAAACTATATATACTTTTTATATTATTCGTTGGTGTTGCAATGTCCGCGCAAGCACAAAGCGATAAAACTGCAAAAGCAGATAAATTATTTGAACAGCTACGTTACGTAGATGCGGCTAAAGCTTATGAGAAGCTATTAAATAATGGTGTGAGAACTCAGCATGTTTATACAAGGCTAGGAGATTCTTACTTCTATAACAGTGAGTTTAAAAACGCCGAAAGAAATTATGCAAGAGCGGTGAAACGTGATCCTCAACCAGAGACTCTTTATCGTTATGCACAATCTTTAAAGGCTTCGGAAAAATATGATCTTTCTAATACAATTATGAAGCAGTTTGCTAGCTTAAAGCCGGGAGATGACCGTGCAAAGCAATTCAAAGCAAACCCTAATTACTTGATGAAAATTCAAGAAATGAAGGATGCCTTTACTACAAAGGCAGATAAATTCAATACCGAGGCTAGTGATTTCTCTGCTGTTAAAGTGGGTAATAAACTTTATTTTTCTAGTGCACGTAATGAAAACAGAGGTAATTACAGTTGGAATAAGCAGCCATACCTTGATATTTATGTAGCAACTATTGATGAAGCTGGTGTAGTTAGTAAGCCTGAACTTTTAGAAGGAGAGGTAAATACTAAATACCATGAAGGTACCTTAGATATTACACCAGATAATAAATACATGTTCTTTACACGAGTAGATTATTTTAAAGGAGATTATGAAAAAGCATCTGATGGAGAAAGTAAATTAAATATTTATAGAGCCTTAAATGCTGGTGGAGAATGGAGAGATGTCGCAACTACTTCTTTAGAATCTAAAGAATATGGTGTAGGTCATCCTTCTATTACTAAAGATGGAAAAGCAATCTTTTTTGCCAGTGAAGCACCAGGTGGACAAGGTGGGACTGATATTTATAAAGCTACACTCAAAGATGGTAAAATCTCTAATCCAGTAAATTTAGGACCTACTGTAAATACATCAGGAGATGATTCTTTCCCGTATATTGCAGACGATGGGACACTTTACTTTTCAAGTAACGGCCACTTAGGTCTTGGAGGTCTTGATGTATTTAAATATAAAGACGGAAAGGTGACTAATATGGGCTCTCCGATTAATAGCCCTTTAGACGATTTCGGTTTTAGTTATTCTGAAGCTACAGGAAAAGGTTATCTGTCTTCTAACCGTAAAGGTGGACAAGGTGGTGACGATATTTACCAAGTAGAAAAAATTGAGGTTTGTGAAGTTGCGGTTACGGTTAAGGCAGTTGATTCTGAAACAGGAATGCCTATATCAGGTGCAATAGTTTCTTTGCAAGACGATGCTGGAAACAGCATGCCAGGACAAACTACTGATGCAAATGGTATGGCAGTTTTCAAAACTGACTGTAACCTTGAGCTTACTGCAAGAGGAGCAAAAGACAAATACGAAAGCGGTGAAGCAACATTATCTGTTGCTGAAGAAGAAACTGCCATGGTAGAAGTTATGATGACACCAGAACCAGAAATCGTAGAAGACAAGATTATTCTTAATAAAATTTATTTTGATTTAGATAAGTCTAACATACGTCCAGATGCTGCACTTGAATTAGATCGCTTAGTAGGTTTAATGAAAAAGTATCCAACTCTAGAAGTAATGGCAGAAACTTATGCTGATATTAGAGGTTCTGATTCTTACAACTTAGCGCTTACAGAAAGACGTGCTAATAGCATTATTGAGTATGTAAAATCTCAGGGAATTGACGGTTCTAGGCTTTCAGCTGCAGGACGCGGAGAAGCAAATCCTGTTGTAGATTGTAAGGCTAAAAAATGTACACCTGCAGAATATGAATTATCTCGTAGATCTGAGTTTACAATTACAAAAAGATAA
- a CDS encoding alpha/beta hydrolase family protein, whose amino-acid sequence MITSNNNVLKGENNRAILLDYQYLESDQQLPVVVFCHGYKGFKDWGAWSLMGSAFAKAGFLFIKFNYSHNGGTVEEPIDFPDLDAFSKNNYSMEVRETKLVLDWIESSQLPIDKTKINLIGHSRAGGITTIVTANDSRVSKLITLAGVADYAERFPSGKALEEWKEKGVMHVKNGRTGQDMPHLYQFFEDFKNNEEDLTILKQAQKITQPHLILHGDNDEAVHVNDAHKLHKASPNSQLKLIRDANHVLGASHPWHQDRLPEDLRQAVQCMINFLRY is encoded by the coding sequence ATGATTACGAGTAACAACAATGTTTTGAAAGGAGAAAATAATCGAGCTATTTTACTTGATTATCAATATCTAGAATCTGACCAGCAATTACCAGTTGTGGTTTTTTGCCATGGTTATAAAGGATTTAAAGATTGGGGTGCGTGGAGTTTAATGGGTTCCGCTTTCGCGAAAGCGGGATTTCTATTCATAAAGTTTAACTATTCACACAATGGTGGTACGGTAGAAGAGCCTATCGATTTTCCAGATCTAGATGCTTTCTCAAAGAATAATTACAGCATGGAAGTACGAGAAACAAAATTAGTTTTGGATTGGATCGAGAGCTCACAATTACCTATCGATAAAACAAAAATTAATTTAATAGGCCATTCCAGAGCCGGCGGAATCACCACCATAGTTACTGCAAATGATAGCAGAGTTTCTAAGTTAATCACCCTAGCAGGAGTAGCTGACTATGCAGAGCGTTTCCCGTCAGGGAAAGCACTTGAAGAGTGGAAAGAAAAAGGAGTCATGCACGTTAAAAATGGTCGTACCGGACAGGATATGCCGCATTTATATCAGTTTTTTGAAGACTTTAAAAATAATGAAGAAGATTTAACCATCTTGAAACAAGCTCAAAAAATCACTCAACCACACTTAATTCTTCATGGAGATAACGACGAAGCAGTTCATGTAAATGATGCGCATAAACTGCATAAGGCAAGTCCTAACTCTCAACTGAAATTGATCAGGGATGCAAACCATGTTTTGGGCGCATCACATCCATGGCATCAAGATCGGTTGCCAGAAGATTTAA
- a CDS encoding cytochrome-c peroxidase codes for MIRKLLYISFISLLFLTSCEDNDTYELAKSELDIRIEELLEQNSDGQGKSFFILPDSDDFAAIPQDPLNPINTYKVALGQLLLHETATGGIPKMSQMESTYSCATCHPVASSFYAGRRQGIGEGGTGFGFAGEGRQIDLSMPLDSVDLQPVRPPTLLNVAYQETALWNGMLGATGPNSGTESQWATAGVSENNLGFQGLETQGIVGQKMHRLKIDEEFINENGYRWLFNKAFENVSESQRYTPQNAALAIAAFNRTLLANRSPWQYYLKGDYDALSEKEKRGAILFAGKGQCMNCHTGPALKDQEFHAFGFGHFDDSNDAVVLDDTGFETVKKGRGGFTGSTADDYKFKTPTLYNLRDAAFYGHGSTFTSIEEVIRYKNGSTLQDQNATTNIAQEMGAIQLTEEEIADLTYFLENSLYDAELLRYVPDAVKSGNCFPNADDQSIIDLGCN; via the coding sequence ATGATTAGAAAACTACTATATATCAGCTTTATATCATTGTTGTTTTTAACCTCTTGTGAGGATAATGATACTTATGAACTGGCAAAATCAGAATTAGATATACGTATAGAAGAATTACTGGAACAAAATTCTGATGGTCAAGGCAAATCGTTCTTTATTCTGCCAGATAGCGATGATTTTGCAGCAATTCCTCAAGACCCATTAAACCCTATAAATACATATAAAGTAGCGTTGGGTCAATTATTACTTCATGAAACGGCTACTGGTGGTATTCCAAAAATGAGTCAAATGGAGTCCACTTATTCTTGTGCGACTTGTCATCCAGTGGCATCAAGTTTTTATGCAGGACGCAGACAAGGTATAGGAGAAGGTGGGACAGGTTTTGGGTTTGCGGGAGAAGGAAGACAAATCGATTTAAGTATGCCGTTAGACTCCGTAGATCTTCAGCCAGTGAGGCCACCTACTTTATTAAATGTTGCTTATCAAGAAACAGCTTTATGGAATGGTATGTTAGGTGCAACTGGTCCTAATTCAGGAACAGAATCACAATGGGCAACAGCTGGTGTTTCAGAGAACAATTTAGGCTTCCAAGGATTAGAAACGCAAGGAATCGTGGGTCAAAAAATGCATAGGTTAAAGATTGATGAAGAATTCATAAATGAAAACGGCTATCGCTGGCTATTTAATAAAGCCTTTGAAAATGTAAGTGAATCACAACGGTACACGCCGCAAAATGCAGCTTTAGCAATTGCAGCTTTTAATAGAACTTTATTGGCAAATCGTTCTCCATGGCAATACTATCTTAAAGGAGACTATGATGCGCTTTCAGAAAAAGAAAAAAGAGGTGCTATATTATTTGCTGGTAAAGGTCAATGTATGAACTGCCATACCGGTCCAGCATTAAAAGATCAAGAGTTTCACGCATTTGGTTTTGGACACTTTGACGATTCAAATGATGCTGTGGTGCTGGATGATACTGGGTTTGAAACTGTGAAAAAAGGTCGTGGTGGTTTTACAGGATCTACTGCAGATGATTACAAGTTTAAAACACCTACTTTATATAATTTACGTGACGCTGCTTTTTATGGACATGGTTCTACTTTTACAAGTATTGAAGAAGTGATACGTTACAAAAATGGGTCAACATTGCAAGACCAAAACGCAACTACAAACATTGCACAAGAGATGGGTGCTATCCAGCTTACAGAAGAAGAAATAGCCGACCTAACTTACTTCTTGGAAAATAGCCTCTATGATGCAGAGTTATTACGTTACGTTCCTGACGCTGTAAAATCTGGTAATTGCTTTCCTAATGCAGATGATCAAAGTATAATTGACCTAGGTTGTAATTAA